The window AGTAGATTTTTTAACATATCCAAGAATAAATGTCAAAAGGGAAATGTTAAACTTGAATAAAAATAGCTCGAGTGACAATCtcacatttgaaaatttttgggACTCCAGTTGAATGGCGGAGGAATGTcaaatgaaagttatttattatacttttttaaaagtaaatagATGAGATGCAACAAATGTATACGAAATCTAATTCCATTAAATTGGAAAGTGGTTAAACTATTACTTGTGGGAGATAGAGTTTGCATTAGATGGAATGGATGCACAATTAATACGTTTAAAATCTCTTTAGTTACATTACTATTTTCTATTTAGAGCTCTTGGATTCTTGGTGTATTAGCATGGATCTTTAACAATAAATCGAGGCTAACATTTTCTTGCTATAAAAACCCTGCAATATTTTGACCTTGCATCACCACCAAATTGTATCTCGACTCTCTTTCAAGTACATCAATGGCAATCAAACTGcagttggttttgttttgtatgGTCTTCATAGCTCTCTTGGCTCTTGCCCAATGTAAAACGACTTCCCCGCaccctctttttctttctgcacatttttgttttatttttgttctttgatttACTCATTCCGAATGGTGCCACATATAAAAAGTAAATGTGCGGAAATCATTATATGCATCTCTATATAGGCTTGTCAAAGAAAATTACACTTTCTTCTTcgatcttttttaatttacatattatgttttaattaaacaggCGATGAAGGCGTTGGGATTAGTagcaacaagaaggatattgtcGTGGAGAATTTAAGAGTGAAAGGTGATGGTGAGAATTTAACGTTTTGTTCACAAGAAACATGTAGCTCGGGCACGGGATCGGGTacaaaaatatgtttttgttgCGCTTTTTTCACTATGTGTTGGGATACTTTCCAAGAATGTAACGCAAAATGCCATCCCTAGCTAATCCATCTCTTCATCATCAACTTTTAGAGATGGAGACTTGTAATACTATTAGGGCTTATTACTTTGTCTCAACTTTGTAGACGATCAATAAATAACTTGTGATGAGCCCTTTTCCAGGCTTCTCCTTCTACTTTAATTAGGTTTAGTCTACATTAACAACCCATAATTATCTCAAGAATACATGCACGTACGCAACTATCCTtcaaaaatgttattcttactaTCTATTGGtaccaccatttgtatagtttCTATAATAAAGATGGGACTCACATGTGTTGGTAGATCCTACGTCCATTAAAGAGATGGTATAAATAGATGATAAGTGCAACACTACTCATTAGTCCTTGAGGTTAGCTCGAGAGGGACAACACTTCTGGCATGGGATGGTCACCACCCCACCTATATATTTTTGCGAACGTATCTATCATTCAAAGGCTTTTTAAATTTGACTCGTTCACTCTCCAATATAACGAAAAAAGTTGGGAGTTATATATGACTTTGGTACTATATATAATCAAATTCATATCCGACTTTGGATATAACTCTAGGATTATAAGTGGAACCCCCATATTTAGCAAAAAAAGTTGTATTCAACTCTAAAATTGACTTAAACCCTAATATAACCAAAAAATAACTATGCAAGTTGTATTTCATTGCATTTAAAAGCGCTTTGGCATGCCAAAAGGGCTAATCAGTTGGTATTTTAACACGAAATTAATCACTCATTTGGACttactaaaaatattttttataatctaaactaaaaaaattttagGTTAATATTGAAAGATCTCCTTGCAAAATTCACTAAAATTGGAAGCCATTTAGTTATCTAATTGTGACGTGACAAATAGACGATAATAGAGTTGTCGACAAACAATGAAATGTagacaataataattaaatgatTAAATGATTAAATGATTTTAATTCGAATGaaattttgcaaggatgatctagtATTGATAACCTAAATATGAACGGATTGAATCATGAAATTACATTGTAGAGCGGGCTCAATCGAGTAGTTATTGCCATATTAAAATACGAACTAGTTAGCGGTTGAGTGCTACAACGATATACTTATACTAAGGGGTAaatgaataaattatttttgaacTCGTCATTCCCGACATTCAAACGTAAGACCTCTTATTTACCATTGAAGAAGAATACACCGTAGCACTAAGTGATGATACAAAAACTAGTGTAATGACTTTCCTTGGAGAGAAGAATTTGGTAAAAATAAGGAAAAGTCAGATAGAGATAACCTTTGCTAGAGATAAAAGTAGAATAGGTGCAATGTATCACACTATTTATTTTCGTAACCATATCACACAAAGGATGCAGTTAAAGAGAAGGGAGGAATATTGGTATCATTACTTTCACCTTGATCTTATGTGTTGTAATGAGGTTACAACCATACCTCTATAGATAAAGGTTTTCATCTGACACAACCTTACATGCATGAAGAAAATTTTACCTCCCTGCTTTTTCGCCCAAGGCTTTCAATGGATGTCACCAAATCTATTTTGGTTTGCTTCATCATATAATCACATATGTGACATTCACACTAAATttcacataaaattaatttgttaaCTATTGTCAAAGAAGAGAATTGTTTTGATGGACATCTATGAAAACCTAAGATGagtcaaaatataaatttatttgCTAAACCAAAACACATTTCCTTTAAGAAGTGAGAATTACAAGTTTGTTTACTTGTATGGGAGGACTCAATCTCTACATTATAGATTTTagaggtgtgctatccacacacccctttttacctctcaaacttcttgttaatttttgtcctgtgatctttttcaattcatttgatcgaCGGTCAAAAATTAAGAGGGTGTGTGAGAGAATCCAAACATAAAAATCAAGGGAGCTCAGCTAGCTTTGAGATTAGATCTAATATATGCATGAGAGTCTGCACACAAAATGATTTGTCTGTTTTATGAGGGGTCACTTAACTACATTACATTGCCTAATAAGCTATTTGTTGAAGGTGAACTCTGTTCACTTAACCAAGGATCATGTACAGAAACAGGAGAGCTATCCTTGTTCTCTTCCATGGAAGCTAGAGAGCTATCTACCCTCAGTGAAACTATTGATCTTTGGCTTCGTATACCGGCCTTCTTGGCCGTCGCACCTCCCAATGACTTCTCACTTCCATTATACGGTGATGAACAAGACGACGCCACAGATGATCCCATGCATGTGTTTTCCTCCATTGTTGACCACTCGCTGCGCTGGATATTCTGTAGTTCTTCTGCCACCTCTGTCATAGAAGGCCTCATGTCACTGTGAAAAGCAAGGCATCGAAATGCAAGCTCAGCCACCTTGTTAACAGAATAAAGAGTCCATGCATCCCTATCTGGCTCAAGAAAGGGATCAACTATCTTGTCCACGCATCCCTTCCCAATCCTATCGATAGCTAGTGCAGCCAAGTTAACTTCACATTGAGGTCGAGCAAAATCAACCACCTTCATCGCGGTTATAATCTCTACTAATACTACCCCAAAGCTGTAAACATCACTTTTATCGGAAAGGTGGAAGTTTTGATGGTATTGAGGATCCACATAGCCTGGAGTCCCTTGTGGAGCCGTTGATATGTATGATGATTCTGTCATCCCAAGTCTAGAAAGACCAAAATCTGCTACCTTTGACTTGTAGTTGTAATCCAGGAGTATATTGGTGGATTTGATATCTCTATGATAGATTGGTGGATTCATTTCAGAATGGAGATAAGCTATAGCATTAGCAGTTTCAGAGGCGATGGTGAGCCTTATGGTCCACGGAAGTCCTTGGCCCCTCTCTTGTTGAAGATGTTCAGATAGAGTTCCATTCGGCATATATTCATAGACGAGGATCTGTTCACCTCCCTCTATGCAGCAACCTAAGAGGCGCACCAGATTTGGGTGGCTCACAGAGGAAAGGAGCTTGATCTCATTCATGACTTGATCAATGCCATTGGTGTCTCGGCGGTTGATCTTCTTTATGGCAACCCATTCATCGTTGTGGAGTTTTCCTGCATAAACTGTACCAAAAGCCCCTGTGCCCAGCCTTTGTTCTTCAGCAAAGCAGTTAGTGCCTCTCTCTATTTCTTTATAGGGGAATAATGAAACATTAGAGTTGCCTGCCGCTTCGCTTAGAAGGCGCCTTGCGCTCGTTTGGTTTCTCAAGCAAGTTAAACGGCGTTGAAAAAAGTAACAGAGAAGAAATAGACCGGCCATTAAGAAAGCTCCAGCAATAACCCCTAAGACAAAAGCAAAGCCACACATGTATTTAAACAAAGCACAAGCTAaccaaatatatgaaattttatcAAGTACTACCTCTCATATTTGATCAATATCTCAGCTAAGCTACAAGGATTGTAACACCAGTGGATTTACAGTTCACGCTCTCATGCCTTTAAGACTTATCATGTCTAAAAATGAGATTCGGAGAAGGAAGAAGCGGAAACAATttgaagagagaaaaagaggtaACATAGCTGAGCAtatgtaaatttgaaaaagggAGAGCAGAAAGTTTACCTCCAATAAGAACACCAACTCTAGTTGTTCCCCCACAGCGACCAGACATGTACTTTGAAGGATTGCATTCAGAAACTAGAGACACGGCAACCAGTATAAAAAGCGATTAGAACAAAGTAAGCCAGATTGAAATTGTGATGCCATGCACATTTCAGTTTCAGAATATTAATAGATCATCCAATTACAGATGTATTTGTTTGGTAAAAACCGCAGATGCATTTTTTATATAGATAATTGGAATACAAGCAGAAGACGAGGTTCAAGATCGCTGAGTAAATGCACCATGATTACAAATTCTCACTTTTTATGCATGTTATCATCCAACGACAACAGTTTGTACGGGTCATTGCAAGCGGTCATTTATTCAACGTTGTGAAGCGAAATAAGAACACAGTAGAACTGGTGAGTTTGAGAGACTATCAACCTAAATAGACAACTTCTACTATCAAGCTTTAGTACACCAAAAAACATACGAGTCTATTACAAGTCTTCTCTCCCCTTAACTTGTACTGATCCAAGGTCCTAAATATATCTAGTAATGAGGATTCTTTCGTTGGGACGCCATTCGACTCAAAACATTTGTTTCATTTCAACAATGCAGGGGATATATATCCATCGTACTTCCTAAAATCATGCTCAAAATACTCACAAAGATTCATAAACAATTTAAGCTTTCGACATTGCTATTTGCTATGATCAGATTCAAATCAGAACCAATGTGGCTGCCTGCAGAGTCCTCTTATGAAGAATTGAGTGCAACACAATCCAACAAATGGACCTTTTGTCTCTTCACATTACCAAAATTAATTGCAAATTAGACCAAAATTTAGAATCTAATTTATCAGGACTAGCCAAAAGctaccatttaatttaatcccattttccttaattaattaactgcTTGGTTATCTCACAAAACAAACCTATAGAACAACATGAATAGTGACGTGGTTGCACGTTATCGGCCAAGTCCAAAATCCCCACCCAAACGGAATTGTGTACTTTTCCACCGCTCGTCAAGGACCATGACTACTAAAAATTTACGAAGAATAAAAATGCCCGGATGACTAACCTCTCCGGCAACCCCGCCCGAGATTGAACCCGTCGCCGTCGAATCCATCATTGCATCTACATCGGTACCCTTCCGGCATCCCATCGCCGAGCTTCACCGTAGTACACGTGGCATTCGCATCGCAGTCGCAGGGTCCCCCGACCCACCATCCCAATTCCACCGTCTCGAACTCCAGCGAGAGAGGCCACTCCCCACCCGATTGAACCGCAAAAGACCCGAACAAGTTCTTGCACCCAGTCCGAGTCAAGTCCTTAATTCGTATAACCTCCGACTGATTGTGCGGCTGCGACAGGCAGCTGATGTTATCGGCGCTGGACCTGCAGCTCTCTAAATTGAACTGCTTCTGAACGAAATTGGCCGGAATGAGGCAGCCGTTTTGCGGCGCCGAGCAATTCTGGAGGAGGAGGCTGTTGTTCCAAGTCGGGCTGAAGTTCGAGCCGAAGAGTCTGGTCACGGATTCGATCCGACGGTTACATtttgcagagaggttgacgaAGATGCCGTTTGGGGTGACTTTTTGGACTCTGAAATTGCCGAGTGTGATCTCGTTTTTGTCAGAACAGTTCAATGGGATTTCGCAGCTGGGTGAGAATCCAAATGGGTAGTGAACAGTTTTGGCTGATTTTCCCGACCCGCATGTGGGTATGCAGGAGCTCGAGTTTTTAGCTTTGGCTGTGGCGGCTATGGAGATTGAAAGGGTAAGGACGCTGACGACAGTGATGAAAGCCAGAGACTTTTGGTGGAGAATGTGGAGAATCATATCCAATTAAGTTCAGATTAAACTGGGTTTTCATCCGTCATCAAACTTTCTGCAAATTCGAAGATCAATCGgagtgaaaatttgaaagaaaaaaaaaagggaaaaaaagaaattttgagATTCTGGGTTTTATTAAAGGAGAAGCAAGCTTAAAACTTGAGAGATTAAATATGGCAATTGGGAAGCCATCTGCTTTTGTAAATGAAAAATCTTTACCTCTCTGAGAGCTTCTTCAATGATGGGGTTGGATTAATTGCTACAATTAACTGATTGTGATTGGATATGGAAAATTGCATGAAATTTAATGGACTCTGCTAATCTGCCTCTTAATTCAGCTATGCTGAATTTCTGAATTTGCTGCTGTCTGCAACTCCAACTCCTAAAACTTAAAATACATGTTGGGGTGTCAAATTGTCAAGTGGTATTGTTTTCGGCGAGATGACTGCTGCCTCTTGGTGTTTCTGCAAATTATAAAAGTTTCTGACAGAAATGACCTTGAAGGGAATGGGAAATTACAGGTTATGGAATGTTGCCAAATTACAAAGGGTTTGACTGACACAAAGGTTGTGTGTAGACAGCATATTAACACGCAcagatgttattttattttttattaaaaaattgtttgatttgatggAGGTTTGGAGGTGGGAAGGTGGGTCTAAATACTTCAAAAGAGACTAAACTTAAAAAAgtatttgataaatattttaaaatacagtAATATTAAACCAGTCGTAAATGATGTTGTTCTAACATCCTCATCTTCCACTATATTATTCcatatacttattttttttttgggaattttaacgaaaaatttccggttctattcattttaacgaaaaatcacatttttacactaaaaagtcaatcttgatactattcacttacaatacCCTTTTatctttttcgttaaaattaaaagttttcaagtttttatcattaggtttttttttctttttaaataaacaaacaactgcaaaaacaaaaaaaaaatcatatggtTTTGGAATGAGCatgttttcacattttttgtgCAAGTATGGTAGGATCATATGACTAACGTGTTTGATTGATACTGCCACATGAGAATGCGTCATCCAAAAAGGCATACCAACCTTCCAAAATTTAGTCTTTAAAGTGTTTTATGGTATAGAAGTTTACGTAGATGATATGCTTGCGAACACATGTGTTTGATGTATTTTATAATGAAGTAAGGTGAATAGGCGATGAAGGAGATCAAAATCAGGCTTAGAGAACGAAGACAGTGGAAAGTGTGAAGGGAAGATGAAGTTTTaagaaacaaatttaaataGTCATTTTAAGGAAAATTTCTTTATAATACACGTCataataacatttttttaacatttacTCCCATAACAATACGAAACGAGTGCGCATTAGTGGTATGATGCAATTATTATTGTTGTACATAGAAGCTCAacttataatatattttaatttgcgTTTTCATTAGTACATGTGATTTATGTGTgatatttcaaaagaaaaactaatgaaaaggatttgaaaattttaagttttaacgataagggcttgaaaactttgatttATGTgcaatatattttaattttctttatttatttttagtgtaaaaatatgtttttttcattaaaataaatagtaccgtggacttttcgttaaaactccttatTTCAAAGCGGTGCTATAAAACCTAATCAAAATGCTTCACCAGTGTTGTAATTGCACATGGGATGATGAGTTTGACCGATTCAAATGGCCGTTTTCGAAGTTAATGCAAAATACGCAGAATGTCAAACCAAGTGTTTATCGTGACTCGATTCATGATTCCACAGGCGCCTGCCCTCTTTCTGCCGTGAGGAAAGAATAATTAAAGAGGTCAAAGTATTTGACAATGGCACCCATGATGGCGCAAGTTGTCGACCATCGAGTCCCACACTCCAAAACACGAGAAAGCAAGGAAAGAAAATAGTGTAATAGTGTAAAACGACCATGAGAGAGGCATGTAGATGATCTAGGATCTACTAGGACGGATGGATGTCGATTTGCTTACGTTTTGGAGGAGGATCTCCATTCCTCCAACACAGGCTACACAGCCGCAGAGCCACATTTTCCCCAGGTTttcatccttttttttatttatggatTTTTAGCTGTGACTTACATTCCCAGATATTTTATCATAGTTTCTTACCAATCCTTTGTTTACGTTAACGAAACACTACTTCTCATTCACCATATGATATCCTCAAGCGCCAAATAATTCTTCAAATAATGGGTACATGATGTGATGCAAAAGTGTTAATCTGCATGGCAAGTGGCAATCGTGAGGCGTGATTGGATGGAGGAACTCCTGACTGAAATCTGATCGTCTAATTAAGCTTGTACACATTGTCTTGTCTCTATCCATATCAGTACCATCCAAGCCAAGTGTGCCAAATTAATTAGGAGCAAGTCCTTTAGAGCAACTCCATCCCTAAAGATTTTGTGTCAGCATCCCGCTCATTTATCCACTCAAGTAAACAGTAATAGACTCAAGTGTACAGTAATAGACTAAAGCATCTCCGCCCCTAAAATCAAATAGCctaatcaattttattaaaatattattaatttttattataaaataataatttaacaaaatgaagggatatgaaACTCCCCCACCGCTCCCCTCCCCTGTCTCTGCCCAGAAGCTCCCCCACCACTCCCCTCCAATGTGCAGAAGAAAGAAACCCATTAGCAAGATGAAGGGATATGGGAAGAACACAGTGGAagggatctctctctctctctaaacctcaGCCTCAAGGAGGGCGTCAAAGGCCCCCAAACCCCCATCCCCATCGCCCTTTGCTCCGCCTGCAAATTGGCCTTCTTCAACCTCAGCCTCGAGGAGCTCTGCACCAAGATCTCTCTGCGACGTGTTGATCGTGCGGGAGGTTGATGGCCCGACTGACGTCAGATGGCCCGGCATATGGGTCTGTTGATTTTAGGCCAGTCTTTTGCCTGGCTTGGGTTGGGTGTCGGTCAAAATGCTAGGCTGGAGTGGATAGCCTGGGTGCCGGGCTGGTTTTTTGGCTGGGTGCTGGCTTATCAGTTccccggtggaactgctcttaggAATCACAATGATTAAATGGTTTGCCTAGCACAAGGTATTTTGAATGAATGTGGGATGTCTATTTCAAATGTGCGAGTTTGTGTTTATAGTGGTAGAGCACTTTAGAATAATccaactgattgaatcatattattatacGCGTAtgaaaagttttttatttttatttttatttttttaattggcACTACGTGccttttaagtgtttaaaaatagagaaaataatacaaCTAATTGAATCGCATTATTGTGCGTGTatgaaaaacctttttttatcAACGGCGGTATGCGACTCTTAATatattttgaacatgtttaaaaataaagaaaataataattaataaacaactgattgaatcacaatATTGCTAGCCCAtaatgaggctaagcccactctctttctctttagtgtagataatatcgattgtttgaaagaaaaaaaaaacaattatttgacaactaactgaatcacattattatgtgcGTGCGAAAGACTTTTTTATAACCTGCACTACatgtctcttaagatgttttgaacttgtttcaaaatagagaaaataatatttgattaacaactaattgaattacattattactagcttattgtgaggtactaattataaaattaaaataaaaaataaaaaaatttacaaaaagaattaattatttaaaaaaatactgtttatatgatgaatatactcttttattatttggtgcattattttggattgcttttgaactttttttgtttgggggacatttttatccatttattttttatgaagttTGTGACCCCAAAAAAACACTGTTCACTAAAGTGTaggctttatatatagagataCTCACGGAGGAATGAAGTATCCATTAACAATGTAAGTTGTTTCCAGTTCAAATACCATTTCTACGGTGAATGGTGGTTTTTTAGATTTCAGCATCAAATTTGGGCCCAATAtatcttttcaaaaaaatgaatgacGAAGTGAGTTCAAACGGTGTTTTGCTGTTACTAAAGATGTCTTTTGGCGTTTTACCGATGTTTAGTATgtcaaatataaattttaattttgaaggaTACTTCTGAAATTTTCGTAATTTCTtgttctatttttctttctcatctaGAGtatgttaaaaattatttaaacaacTAATAAGGTCATAAATCGTTTGTCTTATCCAATAGAAAATCGACAGTTTCTCATTGTATATTTGTCCATAAAGGAAATACAATTACATAGGGATACAAAACTTTTGTAATACAAAAATAATACacatacacttttttttttaaatacgggGTATTACATGAAGACTAGAGACGACTTCATTTCGGTGCCATAAGGTGATGAGCTCAGCAGGAGCTGCCACTTTGTGAAGACTGAAGGAATCCTCAACTCGTGCAAAGTAAGGTTGTACAAAGGTTAAGCCGCTCCGTAGATTAAATATAGGAACTGAGCTTTGTGTGGATCTTTGTATGAACCTTATTTGCattagtggattggactcagtggaAAGTCTCCAACTTTTTAACCCAGATGTGtgtttttttggccaaaaacttATTGTGTCTTCTGTCTCTTAAACTTGTTCACATATCTTATTTACTAGTATATGTTTCATGCATCATTTGAGTTGTTAATTGATATGTGTTTGTGATTAAGTTTACACTGCATATTATGTGCTATGAATTGAATTGTTATTAACTAGGATAACTTGTAGTGAATTAAGTTTGATTCATAATTTGCGTTTGGTTAATTGACGAATCTGTACTTAGTTTACTGATAAACTTGACTAGTCAATCCAGTATACTTTAATTCATAAGTGCTTTGTCACTGTTGTTTTATTAATTCATAATTGCTTTGTCACTGCTGTTTGAACTGATATGTATTGTGTTCAAGTTTAGGATTTTGTGTTGTGAAAATTTAGGCTGACTCTGATTAGTTTGACGTACTCCTCAACTTGGATATGTTCTTGCAAATATACTTTCTATCACTAACTAACTTGTAACTAGTTGACCATCTCATTTGGCTAGTCTACtttgcaaaattaaaattttatttttaggatATTCTGCCTTCTACCCAATTtcaattggtattagagccttaCTTTAGATATACATATAGTGGTCTTTGGGTATTACTGGT of the Pyrus communis chromosome 1, drPyrComm1.1, whole genome shotgun sequence genome contains:
- the LOC137739675 gene encoding wall-associated receptor kinase-like 14, with the translated sequence MILHILHQKSLAFITVVSVLTLSISIAATAKAKNSSSCIPTCGSGKSAKTVHYPFGFSPSCEIPLNCSDKNEITLGNFRVQKVTPNGIFVNLSAKCNRRIESVTRLFGSNFSPTWNNSLLLQNCSAPQNGCLIPANFVQKQFNLESCRSSADNISCLSQPHNQSEVIRIKDLTRTGCKNLFGSFAVQSGGEWPLSLEFETVELGWWVGGPCDCDANATCTTVKLGDGMPEGYRCRCNDGFDGDGFNLGRGCRRVSECNPSKYMSGRCGGTTRVGVLIGGVIAGAFLMAGLFLLCYFFQRRLTCLRNQTSARRLLSEAAGNSNVSLFPYKEIERGTNCFAEEQRLGTGAFGTVYAGKLHNDEWVAIKKINRRDTNGIDQVMNEIKLLSSVSHPNLVRLLGCCIEGGEQILVYEYMPNGTLSEHLQQERGQGLPWTIRLTIASETANAIAYLHSEMNPPIYHRDIKSTNILLDYNYKSKVADFGLSRLGMTESSYISTAPQGTPGYVDPQYHQNFHLSDKSDVYSFGVVLVEIITAMKVVDFARPQCEVNLAALAIDRIGKGCVDKIVDPFLEPDRDAWTLYSVNKVAELAFRCLAFHSDMRPSMTEVAEELQNIQRSEWSTMEENTCMGSSVASSCSSPYNGSEKSLGGATAKKAGIRSQRSIVSLRVDSSLASMEENKDSSPVSVHDPWLSEQSSPSTNSLLGNVM